A region from the Triticum aestivum cultivar Chinese Spring chromosome 3D, IWGSC CS RefSeq v2.1, whole genome shotgun sequence genome encodes:
- the LOC123075347 gene encoding uncharacterized protein, with the protein MARRGAVKRRAWSDLPADLLAAIYLRCSPPYDRARFAAVCRSWRAAASWQPARPPLPLLFSWTGDRKRDRNIRAYNPVDGRALRVLLPKILRGKKFVGSYDGGWVAATSRRERDSQLLIVNLFSMVQVALSDNQRSIVCACPDAFEEPDNARTSRAPVVKVIFSDDPTSSGCILAAITKRCKIALCRVGSSGEATLCLCCRLTTQDFRRSLNPRPIYHLLSIWVTSGWAI; encoded by the exons ATGGCCCGTCGCGGCGCCGTCAAGCGGCGGGCGTGGTCTGATCTCCCGGCCGACCTCCTCGCCGCCATCTACCTCAGGTGCTCCCCGCCGTACGACCGCGCGCGCTTCGCGGCCGTCTGCAGGTCATGGCGAGCCGCCGCGTCGTGGCAACCGGCGCGGCCACCTCTCCCGCTGCTGTTCTCCTGGACCGGCGACCGCAAGCGTGACCGGAATATACGAGCGTACAATCCCGTGGACGGCAGGGCCTTGCGCGTCCTGCTGCCCAAGATCCTGAGGGGCAAGAAGTTCGTCGGATCCTACGACGGCGGCTGGGTCGCCGCCACGTCGAGGCGCGAGCGCGACTCCCAACTTCTGATCGTCAATCTCTTTTCTATGGTCCAGGTGGCACTCTCCGACAATCAAAGGAGTATCGTCTGTGCGTGCCCGGATGCCTTCGAGGAGCCAGACAATGCTCGCACCAGCCGGGCGCCGGTTGTGAAAGTCATCTTCTCCGACGACCCTACCTCGAGCGGATGCATCCTCGCCGCCATCACCAAGAGGTGCAAAATAGCGCTTTGCAGGGTTGGCAGCAGTGGCGAAGCCACGTTATGCCTGTGCTGTCGGTTGACAACACAGGATTTTCGTAGGTCGTTGAACCCCAG ACCCATCTATCATCTACTATCTATTTGGGTAACAAGTGGTTGGGCCATATAG